TTGAATATCCAGCACAAAGCTGCCAGGCTCCACCAGAAGTCCCTGTTCGATAATTTCAATACGATGGGTATTCTGCTCAGGGGTAACCGCATCTGCCCCTTCAATCATCAATGCAGCGGTATCAATACACCGCTGGATCGGACTTGAAATACAGTGATGAATCACGCGATCGGTTTGATCAGCCAGATAAGCACCCCATTCGTGCGCCAGATCGCGTCCCTGACTGGTCAGTTGCAGATCATAGCCTGCCAAACCCTGCCCCGGAACATCTTCACGAATCGAATGCCGTGTGAATAAGGTGACAGGCGTTTGTACATCGGGCAATAAATCAATTGCACTCAACATACTCGGTGGAAGCAGTTTCAGGGACACGTTACAGCCAACTCTGGATTGGTAATAGGTTAAGTACCACTATAACACGCTCAGAATTTTGCTCAATGCTCGGCCTGCATGTCAGACACCGCCTGCAATGCAATAATTTTCATATCATTATTTTTATAGGCAATGAATCCACCATTCAGCAAGGTATCCCGATGATTATAAATAAATGGACGGCCTTCTAAATCGACCAGGCCACCACCAATCCGTTCGAGCATACATTGACCAGCGCTGGTATCCCATTCCGAGGTCGGATGAAAACGTGGATAGATATCAACCTGATCTTCCAGCATCATGCAAAATTTATAGGCACTGCCCGCTTTAAATTCGGTGTATTCCGTGAGCTTGGCCAAACTTTGCAAATACTCCAGATATTTCGGTTTCTGCTGGCTACTTTGGCTCAGCCCTACAGCAATCATTTTAGATGTCGAAGACATTGCATAAGCAAACCATGTTCTAGTTTGAATATCATATTTATAAGGCAAGCCTTGCTCAGGACAGAAATAAATCAGTTGCTGCTCCGGAACCGCCAATATGGCAAAAGTGGTTAAACTGCCTCTGACCAGACTTAAATTAATAGTGAATTCGGGGCGTTGGCGCAAAAACTCTTTAGTGCCATCCAACGGATCCAGTAACCAGAATTCTGACCATGAGCGGCGTTCATGCTCCTGTCCTTCTTCAGACAGTAAAGGCAAACTTGAAATCTCTGCCAAAGCTTGGGTCAGATAAGTATTGACCCGAAAATCTGCCTGAGTCACCGGAGAATTATCATTTTTTTTGATGACATCAAAAGCCGCACCAGAACAATAACGCTGATATTCTTCTCGCAAAATTTCACAGGCTTGTGTCAAAATGGGCACAAACTGCAAAATCATTGGATCTTGT
The nucleotide sequence above comes from Acinetobacter lwoffii. Encoded proteins:
- a CDS encoding histidine phosphatase family protein is translated as MSLKLLPPSMLSAIDLLPDVQTPVTLFTRHSIREDVPGQGLAGYDLQLTSQGRDLAHEWGAYLADQTDRVIHHCISSPIQRCIDTAALMIEGADAVTPEQNTHRIEIIEQGLLVEPGSFVLDIQKAGPYFAKQGALGFINSFVNNALPGMKQPIHGVVDVLELIYNTHPQNKYGLSLAVSHDTILAAMIAVMSGRQDVSREDWPKMMEGLFVWFEGDVFLESKLKWIWRGQVHELDIADFKRSQLS
- a CDS encoding 3'(2'),5'-bisphosphate nucleotidase CysQ family protein — encoded protein: MFKATAAPQDPMILQFVPILTQACEILREEYQRYCSGAAFDVIKKNDNSPVTQADFRVNTYLTQALAEISSLPLLSEEGQEHERRSWSEFWLLDPLDGTKEFLRQRPEFTINLSLVRGSLTTFAILAVPEQQLIYFCPEQGLPYKYDIQTRTWFAYAMSSTSKMIAVGLSQSSQQKPKYLEYLQSLAKLTEYTEFKAGSAYKFCMMLEDQVDIYPRFHPTSEWDTSAGQCMLERIGGGLVDLEGRPFIYNHRDTLLNGGFIAYKNNDMKIIALQAVSDMQAEH